In one Dama dama isolate Ldn47 chromosome 5, ASM3311817v1, whole genome shotgun sequence genomic region, the following are encoded:
- the AIPL1 gene encoding aryl-hydrocarbon-interacting protein-like 1 has translation MDATLLLNVEGIKKTILHGGTGDLPNFITGARVTFHFRTMKCDEERTVIDDSKQVGHPMHIIIGNMFKLEVWEILLTSMRVSEVAEFWCDTIHTGVYPILSRSLRQMAEGKDPMEWHVHTCGLANMFAYHTLGYEDLDELQKEPQPLIFIIELLQVESPSQYQRETWNLNNHEKMQAVPILHGEGNRLFKLGRYEEASSKYQEAIVCLRNLQTKEKPWEVQWLKLEKMINTLILNYCQCLLKKEEYYEVLEHTSDILRHHPGIVKAYYVRARAHAEVWNEAEAKADLEKVLELEPSMKKAVQRELRLLENRLEEKREEERLRCRNMLG, from the exons ATGGATGCCACTCTGCTCCTGAATGTGGAAGGGATCAAGAAAACCATCCTGCATGGGGGcacaggggatctccccaacttcATCACTGGAGCCCGA GTGACCTTTCATTTCCGAACCATGAAATGTGACGAGGAGCGGACGGTGATAGATGACAGCAAGCAGGTGGGCCACCCCATGCACATCATCATCGGgaacatgttcaagctggaggtCTGGGAGATCTTGCTGACGTCCATGCGGGTCAGCGAGGTGGCCGAGTTCTGGTGCGACACCATC CACACAGGGGTCTACCCCATCCTGTCCCGGAGCCTGCGGCAGATGGCGGAGGGTAAGGACCCCATGGAGTGGCACGTGCACACGTGTGGCTTGGCCAACATGTTTGCTTACCACACGCTGGGCTACGAGGATCTGGATGAGCTGCAGAAGGAGCCTCAGCCACTGATCTTCATAATCGAGTTGCTGCAG GTCGAGTCCCCGAGCCAGTACCAGAGGGAGACCTGGAACCTGAATAACCATGAGAAGATGCAGGCGGTGCCCAtcctccatggagaaggaaaccgGCTCTTCAAGCTGGGCCGCTACGAGGAGGCCTCCAGCAAGTACCAGGAAGCCATCGTCTGCTTGAGGAACCTGCAGACCAAG GAGAAGCCCTGGGAGGTGCAGTGGCTGAAGCTGGAGAAGATGATCAACACCCTGATCCTGAACTACTGCCAGTGTCTGCTGAAGAAGGAGGAGTACTACGAGGTGCTGGAACACACGAGTGACATCCTCCGGCACCACCCag GCATCGTGAAGGCCTACTATGTGCGGGCCCGGGCTCACGCCGAGGTGTGGAATGAGGCGGAGGCCAAGGCGGACCTGGAGAAAGTGCTGGAGCTGGAGCCGTCCATGAAGAAGGCAGTGCAGAGGGAGCTGAGGCTGCTGGAGAACCGCCTGGAGGAGAAACGCGAGGAGGAGCGACTGCGCTGCCGGAACATGCTGGGCTAG